A genomic stretch from Anaerolinea thermophila UNI-1 includes:
- a CDS encoding IS66 family transposase, with translation MKNILQLPQVKRKKPVRPKRCPYCQGETFQRWGVEKRRIEDVKVRHVEVVRYRCTRCRRTFRDYPEGVGNGQHSERLKKLSVILWSLGLSYRRVAGVLRIFGLRLSHMSGWRHVQAEGEKLMGELKWKSVRVVGVDGAWVGGKGVMVAVDLGDGSLLEVAEVDEKDSRALFTWLKRLKERHDIGAIVSDDLAIYKQLTDELEIGHQVCQFHVRRWVKPALKGLQAELDPAWQGVLEKVEEILRDLPWHGDRLLHRLWKSLPGRSTPPEGKRTPLEKLRDLILRLSRDWQRYVAFYADAGIPWTHHRTEQRIGRLRIQNHRRVAPRKHGCLSVLGMSPPVIPSSPPVFSLPSFFRKFAHQFVTVSE, from the coding sequence ATGAAGAATATACTCCAACTGCCACAGGTAAAACGAAAAAAGCCTGTTCGTCCGAAGCGCTGTCCATATTGTCAGGGGGAGACATTCCAGCGATGGGGAGTGGAGAAAAGGCGCATCGAGGATGTCAAAGTTCGTCATGTCGAGGTGGTGAGGTATCGATGCACACGGTGCAGGCGCACCTTTCGGGACTATCCGGAGGGGGTAGGCAATGGACAGCACAGTGAACGGTTGAAGAAATTAAGTGTGATCCTGTGGTCACTGGGATTGAGTTATCGCAGGGTAGCCGGGGTGTTGAGGATCTTTGGGCTGAGGCTCAGTCATATGAGCGGGTGGCGGCATGTACAGGCAGAGGGGGAAAAGTTGATGGGGGAATTGAAATGGAAAAGCGTGCGGGTGGTGGGGGTAGATGGAGCCTGGGTGGGAGGCAAAGGAGTGATGGTGGCGGTGGATCTGGGAGATGGTAGTCTGCTGGAGGTTGCCGAGGTAGACGAGAAAGACAGCCGGGCTCTGTTCACCTGGCTGAAACGGTTGAAAGAGAGGCATGACATCGGCGCCATCGTGAGCGATGATCTGGCGATCTACAAGCAACTGACCGATGAACTGGAGATAGGGCATCAGGTGTGTCAGTTTCATGTGCGGCGCTGGGTAAAGCCTGCTTTGAAGGGGTTACAGGCTGAGTTGGATCCAGCCTGGCAGGGGGTGCTTGAAAAGGTCGAGGAAATCCTGCGCGACCTGCCATGGCATGGAGACCGTCTCTTACACCGCCTGTGGAAATCCCTGCCGGGCAGGAGTACACCACCGGAAGGAAAACGCACCCCCCTGGAAAAACTCCGCGACCTGATCCTGCGCTTATCGCGTGATTGGCAACGCTATGTGGCTTTCTATGCGGATGCGGGCATTCCCTGGACCCATCATCGTACAGAACAGAGGATTGGCAGGCTCAGGATACAAAACCACCGCCGGGTTGCTCCGCGGAAGCACGGTTGCCTGTCAGTTCTGGGCATGAGCCCTCCCGTAATTCCCTCCTCTCCCCCCGTCTTCTCTCTTCCTTCCTTTTTTCGAAAATTTGCCCACCAATTTGTTACAGTCTCAGAGTGA
- a CDS encoding CRISPR-associated helicase/endonuclease Cas3 encodes MSGRTKAERLDEMKRLYIQGIYSDSEMAERLGVNRSQVFRDRRDLSLTYPIEEVERGRYHIPRSKLISEVKVNLPEALTLYLAVRRLSRQTRFYHPHAANAVEKLAIVLHQPMAKRLLQTADRLLHQEKKPEKIKIFETIAQAWVEQRKTRIEYQRLGHEGITRHTISPYLIEPSIWSDSIYVIAQSDFNDKIYPFKLERILSAFLTSETFEISESFNEESLLRHAWGIWFAENPPVTVKLRFFPNPTAIQRLEESVWHPLEHIEQTEDGGRIWSVEIADWREMLPWIRGWGADVEVLEPMELRETLNKEVERMGRIYGSITKHTPQPRFFAHRREDKDREDWQPLIDHLRKTAEMARDFGKDANVAELAYIAGLFHDLGKYSAEFQKRLEGGPRVDHSTAGAKELNALLSGTPQEGFAKILAYPILGHHAGLPDYGSEVDLESSTVCGRLKNNIPNYSEYKKELNLSALSFPQQLHIRPLRFEKPFKNYLGFSLSFLTRMIYSALVDADFQETEIFMKGVKPRGEYDDIPTLQRKLDTYLKQFENPTSDINRKRNEILHACIEKGENEKPGFFSLTVPTGGGKTLASIAFALHHAATHGLKRIIYVIPFTTIIEQNAQVFKEIFGEENVLEHHSNFDWNDGKREDADNRTNSILAKLKLAAENWDIPIVVTTNVQFFESLFDNKSSRCRKLHNIAKSVIIFDEAQMLPKEYIRPAMAAVWELVTNYGASAVFCTATQPGLERFLPETTEIKELAPDPIMLFNFYKRVEVKHLGTLTDEDLLSRLNKHEQVLCIVNTRRHASGLYSGLQGEGNFHLSTLMCPAHRRATLEEIKERLSNGKPCRVVSTTVMEAGIDLDFPIGYRALSGLDSINQASGRINREMKRGVSEMFIFEPKSKYIRRTPAFLKQTAEVTRMILRDYDTAPISIPAIQAYFEQLYNVQDPQAFDIKKIMECFDSPEGKFMFETAAHSFKIIEDPTVTIIIPYNGEAVRLIEELKYNLYPASILRNLQPFTVSIFESEFDALSSKGVIFTIEDTYHVLNPDSMPDYYDQHRGLLIPENVGGDGLLF; translated from the coding sequence ATGAGTGGAAGAACCAAAGCGGAACGCCTCGATGAAATGAAGCGCTTGTATATTCAAGGCATTTATTCAGATAGTGAAATGGCGGAAAGACTTGGGGTAAACCGTTCGCAAGTATTCCGCGACCGCAGAGATTTGTCTCTGACTTATCCGATTGAAGAAGTGGAGAGAGGACGCTATCATATCCCGCGATCAAAGTTAATTTCCGAAGTCAAAGTAAACTTACCCGAGGCGCTCACGCTTTACCTTGCTGTGCGAAGATTATCACGCCAAACCCGTTTTTATCACCCTCATGCGGCAAATGCAGTTGAAAAATTAGCCATTGTCCTGCATCAGCCAATGGCTAAACGGCTATTACAAACTGCAGATCGCCTGCTTCATCAGGAAAAAAAGCCGGAAAAGATTAAGATTTTCGAGACCATTGCTCAGGCATGGGTAGAACAACGAAAAACACGCATTGAATATCAACGGCTTGGACATGAAGGAATCACACGCCACACAATCAGCCCTTACCTGATTGAACCTTCCATTTGGAGCGATAGCATCTACGTCATCGCCCAAAGCGATTTCAATGACAAAATTTATCCCTTTAAGTTGGAGCGGATTTTATCCGCATTCCTAACCAGTGAAACTTTTGAAATCTCGGAATCCTTTAATGAAGAAAGTTTATTAAGGCATGCCTGGGGAATCTGGTTTGCAGAAAATCCGCCTGTAACGGTTAAACTGCGTTTTTTCCCCAACCCAACTGCCATTCAAAGGCTGGAAGAAAGCGTTTGGCATCCGCTCGAACACATTGAGCAAACGGAAGACGGTGGACGCATCTGGAGTGTGGAAATTGCCGACTGGCGGGAAATGCTCCCGTGGATTCGCGGTTGGGGAGCAGATGTGGAAGTGCTTGAGCCAATGGAGTTACGCGAAACACTGAATAAGGAAGTAGAAAGAATGGGAAGGATATATGGAAGCATTACAAAACATACCCCACAACCCCGTTTTTTTGCTCATCGCCGCGAGGACAAAGACCGTGAAGACTGGCAACCGCTTATTGACCACCTCCGTAAAACTGCCGAAATGGCACGCGACTTTGGAAAGGATGCCAACGTTGCAGAGTTGGCATATATTGCAGGGTTGTTTCATGATTTAGGCAAATATTCTGCAGAGTTTCAAAAGCGGCTGGAAGGCGGTCCGCGCGTGGATCACTCGACGGCAGGCGCAAAGGAACTTAATGCCCTGCTTTCGGGTACACCTCAAGAGGGATTCGCCAAAATCTTGGCATACCCCATTCTGGGACATCATGCAGGCTTACCCGACTATGGCAGTGAGGTTGACCTGGAAAGTTCCACCGTTTGTGGACGTCTGAAAAATAATATTCCCAATTACAGCGAATATAAAAAAGAATTAAACTTATCAGCATTATCATTTCCCCAACAGTTACACATCCGTCCATTAAGATTCGAAAAACCTTTCAAAAATTATTTAGGGTTTTCCCTTTCATTTCTAACACGGATGATTTACTCCGCACTGGTAGATGCCGATTTTCAGGAAACTGAAATTTTTATGAAAGGTGTTAAGCCGCGCGGAGAATATGATGATATTCCGACTTTGCAAAGGAAATTAGATACATACCTAAAACAATTTGAGAACCCAACCAGTGACATTAACCGCAAGCGCAATGAAATCCTTCATGCATGTATCGAGAAAGGAGAGAATGAGAAACCTGGTTTCTTTTCCCTAACCGTCCCAACAGGTGGAGGTAAAACGCTTGCGTCAATCGCATTTGCGCTCCATCATGCGGCTACCCATGGCTTGAAACGCATTATTTATGTCATTCCATTTACAACTATTATTGAGCAGAATGCCCAAGTGTTCAAAGAAATTTTCGGCGAAGAGAATGTGTTGGAACATCACTCCAATTTCGACTGGAACGATGGAAAGCGGGAGGATGCCGATAATCGCACCAACAGCATCCTTGCTAAACTAAAACTGGCGGCAGAGAATTGGGACATTCCTATCGTAGTCACAACCAACGTGCAATTTTTTGAGTCGCTGTTTGACAATAAATCATCGCGCTGTCGCAAACTGCATAATATCGCCAAAAGCGTGATCATTTTTGACGAGGCACAAATGCTCCCAAAAGAATATATACGCCCTGCGATGGCTGCCGTGTGGGAACTGGTGACCAACTATGGAGCCAGCGCTGTCTTTTGCACCGCTACTCAGCCAGGACTAGAACGTTTTCTGCCTGAAACAACAGAGATAAAGGAACTCGCCCCTGACCCAATAATGTTGTTCAATTTCTACAAACGTGTTGAGGTCAAGCACTTGGGTACATTGACCGATGAAGACTTGTTATCCCGCCTAAATAAGCACGAGCAAGTCCTGTGCATCGTCAATACCCGCCGTCATGCCAGCGGGTTGTACAGCGGTTTGCAAGGAGAGGGGAATTTCCACCTTTCAACGTTAATGTGTCCAGCCCATCGCCGAGCCACACTGGAAGAAATTAAAGAGAGATTATCCAATGGAAAACCGTGCCGCGTAGTCTCAACAACCGTGATGGAAGCAGGCATTGATCTGGACTTTCCTATTGGTTATCGCGCACTTTCTGGATTGGACTCCATCAATCAAGCGTCAGGGCGTATCAACCGTGAGATGAAACGTGGTGTAAGCGAGATGTTTATTTTTGAACCAAAATCAAAATATATCAGGAGGACGCCGGCCTTTCTGAAACAAACAGCGGAAGTTACCCGAATGATATTACGCGACTATGATACTGCACCAATTTCTATTCCCGCCATCCAGGCATACTTCGAACAATTATATAATGTACAAGACCCACAGGCATTTGACATTAAGAAGATTATGGAATGTTTTGATAGTCCAGAAGGCAAGTTTATGTTTGAGACAGCGGCACACAGTTTCAAGATTATTGAAGATCCAACTGTGACTATTATTATTCCTTACAACGGGGAGGCAGTACGTTTGATTGAAGAACTGAAATATAACCTGTATCCAGCCTCTATATTACGAAATCTTCAACCCTTCACAGTTTCAATTTTTGAAAGCGAATTTGACGCCCTCAGTTCGAAAGGAGTGATATTCACCATTGAAGACACTTATCACGTTCTCAACCCTGATTCTATGCCAGATTATTATGACCAGCATCGCGGACTTCTCATCCCCGAAAATGTCGGGGGAGATGGTTTGTTATTCTAA
- the cas8c gene encoding type I-C CRISPR-associated protein Cas8c/Csd1: MILQALYRYYEILRNDPETDIAEPGYSNAPVSHALNLSLQGELLDIVPLFVPVQKGKKTVESPRRMNVPAQVKRTVNISANFLWDTSAYVLGIADQEKGDDYALKRFEEFRRVNLEILSQVNNPIAQAIVSFLQKYSPLKALEHPVIFRHLEDLKKSSNLIFWVEGKNSLEDPQIKRAWEDYFSGKSDIEMQCLVTGEKEPIARLHPDIKGVRGAQTKGASLVSFNLDAFTSYGKDQGENSPVSRRAASGYAVALNYLLSDQNPHRKIYLGDTAVVYWAESPNKRYGSAFYSLLNPEFIEENSEIEGEPDKEKFHRDKTTEIEMGKLIAKVEQAKPLDVNALKEKLDSTTRFYILGLAPNAARLSVRFFLTEPFGVFTERIMQHYKDLEIVKEYENQPTYISPYRILAECVSPKLNRRDEEIQNAWSLLGGAFLRAILLGTPYPEGLYTAILNRIRHDTDETNENGIRRNIKINYIRAAYIKAHLLRKYRRQAQNPYQEALQMSLNESYKHPAYVLGRLFAWLERAQREALGQNINATIKDRYFTSACASPASVFPILLRLSHHWTEKAEYGKNLDRHIQSLLDMLEAQPFPARFNLEEQGVFVLGYYHQRAAFYAKNNQITDETSQEE; encoded by the coding sequence ATGATATTGCAAGCCTTATATCGATACTATGAAATTCTCCGCAATGACCCTGAGACAGACATCGCCGAACCAGGTTACAGCAACGCGCCTGTCAGCCACGCACTCAATCTCTCTCTTCAAGGGGAGTTGCTAGATATTGTGCCTCTTTTCGTGCCTGTACAGAAAGGGAAAAAAACTGTTGAAAGCCCTCGACGGATGAATGTGCCAGCACAAGTAAAGCGAACCGTAAATATTTCCGCCAATTTTTTATGGGATACCTCAGCCTATGTTTTAGGTATTGCAGATCAGGAAAAAGGAGATGATTATGCACTAAAACGATTCGAAGAGTTTCGCAGAGTAAATCTTGAGATTTTGTCTCAGGTAAACAATCCTATTGCACAAGCCATAGTCTCATTCTTGCAAAAGTACTCCCCTCTAAAGGCTCTTGAACACCCTGTCATCTTCCGGCATCTTGAAGACCTGAAGAAAAGCAGTAATTTGATTTTTTGGGTAGAAGGTAAGAACAGTCTGGAAGATCCTCAAATCAAACGCGCCTGGGAGGATTATTTTTCTGGAAAAAGCGATATTGAGATGCAATGTTTAGTGACTGGAGAAAAAGAACCCATTGCACGTCTTCATCCTGATATCAAGGGAGTTCGAGGAGCACAAACCAAAGGGGCATCACTGGTCAGTTTTAACCTGGATGCTTTCACCTCGTACGGCAAAGACCAGGGGGAAAATTCACCGGTGAGCCGGCGAGCCGCCTCAGGGTATGCTGTAGCACTCAACTATTTGCTGTCTGACCAAAACCCTCATCGCAAGATTTACCTGGGCGACACAGCCGTGGTGTACTGGGCAGAAAGCCCTAATAAGCGTTACGGCAGCGCCTTCTACAGCCTGTTGAATCCCGAGTTTATTGAAGAAAACTCTGAGATCGAAGGAGAACCTGACAAAGAGAAATTTCACAGAGACAAAACCACAGAAATAGAGATGGGGAAATTAATAGCAAAGGTCGAACAAGCCAAACCTCTGGATGTAAATGCGCTAAAAGAAAAATTGGACAGTACGACACGTTTTTACATTCTTGGATTAGCGCCAAACGCGGCTCGTTTGTCAGTTCGATTCTTCCTGACAGAGCCATTTGGTGTATTTACAGAACGCATCATGCAACACTACAAAGATTTAGAAATTGTCAAGGAATATGAAAACCAGCCTACCTATATTTCTCCCTATCGAATCCTCGCTGAGTGTGTTTCCCCAAAACTCAATCGGCGGGACGAGGAAATACAAAACGCCTGGTCGTTACTGGGTGGAGCATTTCTGAGGGCTATCCTTTTGGGTACACCATACCCCGAAGGTTTGTACACCGCCATACTCAACCGTATTCGACATGATACCGATGAAACCAACGAAAATGGTATCCGGCGAAATATCAAAATCAATTACATTCGCGCCGCTTACATCAAGGCGCATCTTTTACGTAAATACCGCCGTCAGGCACAAAATCCCTATCAGGAGGCTTTGCAAATGTCACTCAATGAATCCTATAAACACCCTGCCTATGTGCTGGGACGTCTTTTTGCATGGTTGGAAAGAGCACAGCGAGAGGCTCTTGGGCAAAACATCAACGCCACAATCAAAGACCGCTACTTTACCTCGGCCTGCGCTTCACCTGCCAGTGTATTTCCCATCCTCTTACGTCTTTCACACCATTGGACAGAAAAGGCAGAATACGGGAAAAATTTAGACAGGCATATTCAATCTTTGTTGGATATGCTGGAAGCCCAACCTTTCCCTGCCCGCTTCAATTTAGAAGAACAAGGGGTGTTTGTACTGGGTTATTATCACCAGCGAGCCGCCTTCTACGCCAAAAATAACCAAATAACTGATGAAACTTCACAGGAGGAATAA
- a CDS encoding DUF2200 domain-containing protein: protein MPNSQIFSMKFSDIYRLYIQKSERKNRKKEEVDQIICWLTGYDWIELHQQINQGCNLETFFTQAPSIHPNASLIKGKVCGVRVEDIEDPLMQKIRYLDKLIDELAQGKTMEKILRK from the coding sequence ATGCCAAATTCACAAATATTTTCGATGAAGTTTTCAGATATATACCGGCTCTACATTCAGAAATCAGAACGCAAAAATCGCAAGAAAGAAGAGGTGGATCAAATCATCTGCTGGCTGACCGGGTATGATTGGATTGAACTACATCAACAAATCAATCAGGGATGCAATTTAGAAACATTTTTTACTCAAGCCCCATCTATTCATCCCAACGCTTCTCTTATCAAGGGGAAAGTATGTGGTGTTCGTGTAGAAGACATAGAAGATCCGCTGATGCAAAAAATTCGCTATCTGGATAAACTGATTGATGAATTGGCTCAGGGAAAAACAATGGAAAAAATTTTAAGAAAGTAA
- the cas5c gene encoding type I-C CRISPR-associated protein Cas5c: MGYGIIIRVKGDYALFTRPEMKVERVSYDVITPSAARGIIEAIYWKPAIRWVIDKIHVLREIEFTNIRRNEVSSKVSVDNTLQVMRGANKPLYISVTDNRQQRASMVLKNVDYVIEAHFERVEKEWGERDTEEGHYNIILRRLRKGQFFHAPCLGTREFPAIVEVIEDKHDIPPSPLKGKRDLGWMLYDLDFSNPRDIQPMFYHAVMEDGVIHVQELAQEVRR; the protein is encoded by the coding sequence ATGGGATACGGTATCATCATCCGAGTTAAGGGGGACTACGCCCTGTTCACCCGCCCCGAAATGAAAGTAGAGCGTGTGAGTTATGATGTGATCACGCCCTCAGCCGCACGCGGGATTATCGAAGCCATCTACTGGAAACCAGCTATCCGCTGGGTGATTGACAAGATCCACGTTCTGCGAGAAATTGAGTTTACCAACATTCGCCGAAATGAAGTGAGCAGTAAAGTTTCTGTCGATAATACATTGCAGGTAATGAGAGGAGCAAACAAGCCTTTATATATTTCTGTAACCGACAATCGTCAACAGCGTGCTTCTATGGTTCTTAAAAATGTGGACTATGTGATTGAAGCCCACTTTGAAAGGGTGGAAAAAGAATGGGGGGAAAGAGATACAGAAGAAGGCCACTACAACATCATCCTGCGGCGCTTGCGAAAAGGGCAGTTCTTTCATGCTCCTTGTTTAGGCACAAGAGAATTCCCTGCAATCGTTGAGGTCATCGAAGACAAGCATGATATCCCCCCAAGTCCTTTGAAGGGAAAAAGAGACCTGGGATGGATGTTGTATGACCTGGATTTTTCTAATCCCAGGGATATTCAACCCATGTTTTATCATGCTGTTATGGAAGATGGGGTAATCCATGTTCAAGAACTTGCACAGGAGGTACGCCGATGA
- a CDS encoding Nif3-like dinuclear metal center hexameric protein — protein sequence MNVKTIVETILQKCNVPPMEQTCDQLIVGDWNAEVTGIATTFMATVDVIKEAAAKGANLIITHEPTFFTGWDKTEWLKDDPVYTGKQALIHQHQINIWRFHDHMHGSTPDLIYDGLIRELGWETYQNADDKHCFTIPKISVVDLAEFLEERLQVSVSRIVGAVNGSVERVGFLVGGGSLGLGREEMPMELMNKANLDTIVCGEILEWTLAAYVHDAAQLAMNKSLIVLGHNRTEEVGMKHLVSWLQALFPKIPVDFIEAGDPFIYHVKPL from the coding sequence ATGAATGTAAAAACGATTGTAGAAACCATTCTGCAAAAATGCAATGTTCCCCCAATGGAACAGACCTGCGATCAATTGATTGTGGGAGATTGGAATGCAGAGGTCACAGGAATCGCCACAACTTTCATGGCAACGGTTGACGTGATCAAAGAGGCTGCTGCGAAAGGTGCTAACCTGATTATCACTCACGAACCCACCTTTTTTACGGGGTGGGACAAGACTGAATGGCTGAAAGATGACCCCGTATATACAGGAAAACAGGCTCTGATCCACCAACATCAAATCAACATCTGGAGATTTCATGATCACATGCACGGGTCTACTCCAGATTTGATCTACGATGGGCTGATTCGAGAACTTGGGTGGGAAACATACCAGAATGCTGATGACAAACATTGTTTTACCATTCCAAAAATTTCTGTGGTGGATCTCGCTGAATTTCTGGAAGAGCGGTTACAAGTTTCTGTCTCTCGAATAGTGGGCGCAGTAAATGGAAGTGTTGAACGAGTGGGATTCCTTGTTGGTGGGGGTAGCCTGGGATTAGGTAGAGAAGAAATGCCGATGGAGTTAATGAACAAAGCAAACCTGGATACGATTGTATGTGGAGAAATTCTTGAATGGACACTTGCGGCTTACGTTCACGACGCCGCCCAATTAGCAATGAATAAATCCTTAATTGTTTTAGGGCATAATCGTACAGAAGAGGTGGGCATGAAACATCTCGTAAGTTGGTTACAGGCGCTATTCCCCAAAATTCCCGTGGACTTTATCGAAGCGGGAGATCCTTTCATCTACCATGTGAAACCGCTCTAA